A single genomic interval of Mangifera indica cultivar Alphonso chromosome 5, CATAS_Mindica_2.1, whole genome shotgun sequence harbors:
- the LOC123216339 gene encoding DNA (cytosine-5)-methyltransferase DRM2-like, protein MHGTQKRIWIILEIVTTHGLIFLYFPVYLFVFLGVEAAFRAKLRALEPAMGPNDTCSENDNKFDCSDDEVYMYDHYPPPLCLDSTNFDQDTVSNSANAYSTGSTSSNTVNRFVAMGFSEKTVIKAIQENGEDNEASILDSLLTYSVTVNCCDFQALEKSPQQCQIIAETSSSASESNIGCIDLSNVNSSPAAAPYKKYINKSLEEEEKLWVLVDMGYTAEEAITAIDKCGPDAQIAELTDFICAAELEKESDVDIIELTDEEPENLDFLSNKKRKFYEDENQGSSSLLRSPKKQRLIIPQPMIGFGVPDEPWPTVERKVPEAAAGLPYFYYENVAITPKGVWNTISRFLYDIEPEFVDSIYFCACARKRGYIHNLPINNRFPLLPRPPRTIQETLPWTQKWWPSWDKRTKFNCIHSSHASAKLTEKIRLALEEFDGEPEPPPHVQKYVLGECRKWNLVWVGKNKVAPIEPTEMEMLMGFPENHTRGGGVCTGDRYTALGNSFQVDTVAYHLSVLKEQFPSGANVLSLFSGIGGAEVALHRLGIPLKNVVSVEISEVNRNIVRSWWKDTNQCGSLIELADVQEVTGDKLEHYIRSFGGLDLVIGGSPCNNLSGCNRVSRVGLEGEHSSLFYEYFRILDLVKYIMGNV, encoded by the exons ATGCATGGGACTCAAAAGCGTATTTGGATTATCTTAGAAATTGTAACCACTCACGGACtaatctttctttattttccagTCTATCTATTTGTGTTTTTGGGAGTGGAAGCTGCTTTTAGAGCAAAGTTAAGAGCTTTAGAACCAGCAATG GGTCCAAATGATACTTGTAGTGAGAATGACAACAAGTTCGACTGTAGCGACGATGAGGTTTATATGTACGATCATTATCCTCCTCCTCTTTGTCTGGATTCAACAAATTTCGATCAAGATACCGTGAGCAACTCTGCTAAT GCATATTCAACTGGTTCTACCAGCTCTAACACAGTTAACCGTTTTGTGGCAATGGGATTTTCAGAGAAGACTGTGATCAAAGCAATTCAGGAAAATG GAGAAGATAATGAAGCGTCAATATTGGATTCTCTACTTACATACTCCGTGA CTGTAAATTGTTGTGATTTTCAGGCTCTTGAGAAGTCCCCTCAACAATGCCAAATCATCGCTGAAACAAGCTCTTCTGCTTCTGAAAGCAATATTGGCTGCATTGACCTCTCTAATGTCAATAGCTCTCCTGCAGCTGCT ccttacaaaaaatatataaataaatcgtTAGAGGAGGAGGAGAAACTGTGGGTTCTGGTGGATATGGGTTATACAGCCGAGGAGGCTATCACAGCGATAGATAAGTGTG GTCCAGATGCCCAAATAGCTGAACTAACAGATTTCATATGTGCTGCTGAACTAGAAAAGGAATCGGATGTCGACATTATAGAATTAACTGATGAGGAG CCTGAAAACCTTGATTTTCTCAGTAATAAGAAGAGGAAGTTTTACGAAGATGAAAACCAGGGAAGCAGCAGTCTCTTAAGAAGTCCGAAGAAGCAAAGGTTAATCATTCCTCAGCCAATGATAGGATTTGGTGTTCCTGATGAACCATGGCCTACAGTTGAGAGAAAGGTGCCAGAGGCAGCTGCAGGACttccttatttttattatgaaaacgTGGCTATTACTCCAAAGGGAGTTTGGAATACAATATCTCGATTTTTGTACGACATTGAACCAGAATTTGTTGATTCTATCTACTTTTGTGCTTGTGCAAGGAAAAGAGGTTACATTCATAACCTCCCTATAAACAACCGCTTTCCTCTATTGCCAAGACCACCACGCACTATACAGGAAACTCTTCCATGGACTCAAAAATGGTGGCCTTCTTGggataaaagaacaaaatttaattgcatTCATAGCAGCCATGCGAGTGCCAAACTCACAGAGAAGATAAGGCTAGCTCTTGAGGAGTTCGATGGTGAACCGGAACCTCCTCCACATGTACAAAAGTACGTGCTTGGAGAATGCCGGAAATGGAATTTGGTTTGGGTTGGAAAAAACAAGGTTGCACCTATTGAACCTACTGAAATGGAGATGTTAATGGGATTTCCAGAGAACCATACAAGGGGTGGTGGCGTATGTACTGGAGATAGATACACAGCTCTGGGCAACTCCTTTCAG GTTGACACAGTTGCCTACCACCTTTCTGTCTTGAAAGAACAGTTTCCAAGTGGGGCTAatgttctttctcttttttctggCATCGGTGGAGCTGAGGTGGCATTGCATCGACTTGGGATTCCTTTGAAGAATGTGGTGTCAGTGGAGATTTCTGAGGTGAACAGAAATATTGTACGGAGCTGGTGGAAGGATACAAACCAGTGTGGAAGTCTAATTGAACTAGCAGATGTACAAGAAGTCACCGGAGACAAGTTGGAGCATTATATTAGGTCATTTGGAGGACTTGATCTTGTGATTGGTGGCAGTCCATGCAATAATCTCAGTGGCTGCAACAGAGTGAGCAGAGTTGGTCTTGAAGGTGAGCATTCATCTCTATTCTACGAGTATTTTCGCATCCTTGACCTTGTTAAATATATAATGGGAAATGTTTGA
- the LOC123217699 gene encoding probable BOI-related E3 ubiquitin-protein ligase 2 isoform X1, whose amino-acid sequence MLGGNSGNPILPVFLDESRFQYQSNASNQLQLFGNLAVGCNIGPVNYFGNEHITPMLRPNKRGRETEDFSRQQKLHISLNSNICLDEADRSASIPKPNLVSTGLRLSYDDDEHNSSVTSASGNLNTAPPIILSLGDNVRTELDRQKEEIDQYIKMQEEHLARGLRELKQRQMASFLSAVERGLAKKFREKEVEIQNMHRKNRELIERIKQVASEAQNWQYRAKYNESVVNVLKNNLQHAISQGADQLKEGFKDSEVDDAESCIDPNNFLSMPGESSKSGSRSQNMMCRACKTKEVSILLMPCRHFCLCQDCDVLVSVCPVCQLVKDASLPVYLS is encoded by the exons ATGTTGGGAGGCAACAGTGGGAATCCTATTCTTCCAGTTTTTCTGGATGAGAGTCGATTTCAGTATCAGAGTAATGCATCAAATCAGCTGCAGTTATTTGGAAATT TAGCAGTTGGCTGTAACATTGGTCCGGTAAATTATTTTGGAAATGAGCATATCACTCCTATGCTTAGGCCCAATAAACGAGGCAGGGAAACGGAAGACTTCTCAAGGCAGCAAAAGCTGCACATCTCGTTAAATTCAAACATCTGCCTAGATGAAGCTGATCGTTCTGCAAGTATTCCTAAGCCAAACCTTGTATCAACAGGGTTAAGGTTAtcatatgatgatgatgaacatAACTCATCTGTAACTTCTGCAAGTGGTAATTTGAATACTGCACCACCAATTATCTTGTCTCTTGGTGACAATGTTAGGACTGAACTTGATCgtcaaaaagaagaaattgatcaatatatcaaaatgcag GAAGAACACTTGGCAAGGGGGCTTAGGGAGTTGAAGCAGAGACAGATGGCTTCATTCCTTTCGGCTGTAGAGAGAGGTCTGGCTAAGAAATTCCGAGAGAAAGAAGTAGAGATACAAAACATGCATCGTAAGAACAGAGAACTGATTGAGAGAATAAAGCAGGTGGCATCAGAAGCCCAGAATTGGCAGTATAGAGCAAAGTACAATGAGTCTGTTGTTAATGTCCTAAAGAACAACCTGCAGCATGCGATTTCACAGGGTGCCGACCAACTGAAGGAAGGATTCAAAGACAGTGAAGTTGATGATGCCGAATCATGCATTGACCCAAACAACTTTCTAAGCATGCCAGGTGAATCTTCAAAATCAGGTTCTAGGAGTCAAAACATGATGTGCAGAGCATGCAAGACAAAGGAAGTCTCAATTTTGTTGATGCCTTGTAGGCACTTTTGTTTATGCCAAGATTGTGATGTTTTGGTCAGTGTGTGTCCTGTCTGCCAGTTGGTGAAAGATGCCAGCCTCCCAGTGTATTTGTCCTAA
- the LOC123217699 gene encoding probable BOI-related E3 ubiquitin-protein ligase 2 isoform X2 → MLGGNSGNPILPVFLDESRFQYQSNASNQLQLFGNSVGCNIGPVNYFGNEHITPMLRPNKRGRETEDFSRQQKLHISLNSNICLDEADRSASIPKPNLVSTGLRLSYDDDEHNSSVTSASGNLNTAPPIILSLGDNVRTELDRQKEEIDQYIKMQEEHLARGLRELKQRQMASFLSAVERGLAKKFREKEVEIQNMHRKNRELIERIKQVASEAQNWQYRAKYNESVVNVLKNNLQHAISQGADQLKEGFKDSEVDDAESCIDPNNFLSMPGESSKSGSRSQNMMCRACKTKEVSILLMPCRHFCLCQDCDVLVSVCPVCQLVKDASLPVYLS, encoded by the exons ATGTTGGGAGGCAACAGTGGGAATCCTATTCTTCCAGTTTTTCTGGATGAGAGTCGATTTCAGTATCAGAGTAATGCATCAAATCAGCTGCAGTTATTTGGAAATT CAGTTGGCTGTAACATTGGTCCGGTAAATTATTTTGGAAATGAGCATATCACTCCTATGCTTAGGCCCAATAAACGAGGCAGGGAAACGGAAGACTTCTCAAGGCAGCAAAAGCTGCACATCTCGTTAAATTCAAACATCTGCCTAGATGAAGCTGATCGTTCTGCAAGTATTCCTAAGCCAAACCTTGTATCAACAGGGTTAAGGTTAtcatatgatgatgatgaacatAACTCATCTGTAACTTCTGCAAGTGGTAATTTGAATACTGCACCACCAATTATCTTGTCTCTTGGTGACAATGTTAGGACTGAACTTGATCgtcaaaaagaagaaattgatcaatatatcaaaatgcag GAAGAACACTTGGCAAGGGGGCTTAGGGAGTTGAAGCAGAGACAGATGGCTTCATTCCTTTCGGCTGTAGAGAGAGGTCTGGCTAAGAAATTCCGAGAGAAAGAAGTAGAGATACAAAACATGCATCGTAAGAACAGAGAACTGATTGAGAGAATAAAGCAGGTGGCATCAGAAGCCCAGAATTGGCAGTATAGAGCAAAGTACAATGAGTCTGTTGTTAATGTCCTAAAGAACAACCTGCAGCATGCGATTTCACAGGGTGCCGACCAACTGAAGGAAGGATTCAAAGACAGTGAAGTTGATGATGCCGAATCATGCATTGACCCAAACAACTTTCTAAGCATGCCAGGTGAATCTTCAAAATCAGGTTCTAGGAGTCAAAACATGATGTGCAGAGCATGCAAGACAAAGGAAGTCTCAATTTTGTTGATGCCTTGTAGGCACTTTTGTTTATGCCAAGATTGTGATGTTTTGGTCAGTGTGTGTCCTGTCTGCCAGTTGGTGAAAGATGCCAGCCTCCCAGTGTATTTGTCCTAA